The genomic segment TACTCCTGCAGTTACTCTGACTAGCACCCAATCAAGACTCAATTGGATAATCCCGGGATTGGACAGCTGGACCTCGCTACCCGAGTTTTGCCCTAGAAAAACCACGAAATCTTCGGGAAGCCGCTTGGCACGTTTGGCTTTCGAGTAGTCGTTTGCTAGAAGCGTCGGAAGGGGGTGGCCTATAGCATCAATTGCGCAGGACCTAAGAGTTTCATATTTCCCCGCGTAGAGGCGTTGGGGGCAAACGATAACCTCTTCGAGTCCATTTCTCGTTTTATTAGCAACGCTGCAGGTGCCATACACAACTACGGTTCCACCGTCTTGTGGGTGGCTATGTTTGACGCACGTGTTCCCTACGAAAGGGCAATCCTGGCTTTTCCATTGCTTCCTGGCGGGGTTGCTTCGATCGTCAGGAGCATATCCGAAGATCTCGCAAAGGTCATTTCCCTTGGCTCGTGGCATATGCCCTTTCTTTATAAGGCTTGACGGTGCGCTTTGGTTGATTCTCCTTGATAAGGGTTTTGATGTGCTCAGCCAGAGCACGTGCGAGCAGCGGTGGGACGGCATTCCCAACCTGCCGGTATTGTTCCACCTTTGAGCCTGTGAATCTAAACCAGTCGGGGAAAGACTGCAGTCGGGCGGCCTCTCGAATGCTTATTATTCGATCCTGGGCATAATGAAAGAAAGTCCCCCAATGCGGGTCACATTTTGTGAGGATTGTTCCTGAGAGGCCTTCGGGATCGAGGCGGCCATAACGCTTTGTATGGTCGCTTCTTCTCGCTCTCTGCAGCCCTTTGGGTAGAAGCTTATGCGGGATATCGCGCCAGGATCCTCCTGGTTTGACGTGACTGATCCGTTGAATATTAATTGGTGCGACCCCAGCGCATTCATGATTAAAGATCCCTGAGGCGCCCTCTCGAAGCATTTCTTGGTAGCAATTTCTTGCAGGCTTCCAATAGGGCATTTCTCCCGCTCCTCCTCCTGATGGAATAGAAGGAAGATCGCCGATTGCCTCTCCAATCGTCGCTGGTTTCATCAAGTTTTCATAAAGAAAGCTGATCTGCTTAGCGCCTCCAATTGCATGCTCAAATGTGTAGTCGCGCCCTCCGGTAAAGTTAGGCCGTTGTAGGCTGTAATGTGTAGGAAGTGGGAAGGAGGGTTCAACGCCGGGTAGGCATGTGCCCAAGAACACAAGCCGCCATCGCTCTTGCGGGACGCCATAATGAGCGGCATTCAAAATCTTGAACTTCACACTATATCCGGCCTTCTCAAATGCAGCTAGGACACTCTCTAGGCTCTTACCTCCATCAAGTGAGACCAATCCAGGCACATTCTCCATCACAACAAAGTTTGGGCGTAGGCCTTCTAACACTAAGCGAACATAGTGATGAAAGAGGTGGTTCCTTGGGTCCTCTTGGCTTCTGATGGGAGCATTAATGCTGAATCCTTGGCAGGGGGGGCCTCCAATCATGACATCTAACGTCGCCGCACCTAGTCTTGTTCGTTCTCGGATTATGCTAGCGCTCAGTTCCTGAATGGGACCCACAAAAGGAGTAGCAGCAGGAAAATTGGCGTGGAATGTATTTGCTGAATCGAGATCGATATCGTTGAAAAATACGGGCGTAAACCCCGCTGTGTGAAAGCCAATTGATAGGCCGCCTGCTCCTGAAAAAAGATCACCGGAGAGCAGGTCTGTTTCCTTTTTGTTGGGAGCTCTGTTCATAGATATGCCAGGATTATAGTCGTACCTAAATTTATTTCCCAGACTATTTGTTGCTGAGCAATATGGATATCCGTACGAAGATGCCAAAGCCAAAAAAGAAGAAAGCATGAGAGGCATGTATGTTTGAATTTGCTGGAGAAGGCTAGTGGGGGAAGTTCTTGAACCAATGAGGTAAGCCCCGGCGTTGAGCTGCGCCTTTTGAAATTATGGGGCTATTGCACTCGGTAACGGCTCATCCCGTTGAGCCGGTGGGGCTGTAACATATCCTGATTGAAGGCTCCGGCAGGATTTCTTCGATCCGCTCTACCGGAATGACGGTGATCTCATTGCGCACTTCCATCGGCAGATTATCAGATTAGGCTGCTGCCCTTTTGACCCGGACTTCTGCCCGATGACCGGTTGCGGCCAGGACTCGAATCAGCACATCGCTTGAAACCCCGTGGGCATTCCCATTCGCAATCGCCGTCACCCGCGTTCTCGATGTGCCTGCGCCTTTTGCAATCGCTGCATGGGTCAGCCGCCCGGCTTGAATGATCTTGGCCAGGACGACGGTGAGTTCCGACCGAAATTCCATTTCAGCGGTATCCGCCGCTGACAAATCCAGCGCGTGTCCCAGATCGTTGGCCGTCACAACCGTCACTTGTTTGCTGGTTCTAGTCGTTGCCATTGGAGAAATTGTAGCAGGAAGGGCTTAGCTGTACTGATCCCACGTATCGCATTGCTTGATTGCCCAGAACACCGCTTCCTTGAGTTTCTTAAGGATCATGTTGTCGGGATCGCGTATGGCCTGCAGCTTCTTGTTCAGATCGTAGAGGGGCTGTATGGTACGCTTGTCCGGTATCTTGCCGAGGGCCCATGCAACCTCCGTCAGTACGATCCAGTCTGTCTTTGAATCTTGAAGTTTTGCCAATAAGGGAAGCACCACCGACGCGTCGCCGTTGATTCTTTACTCAGGGAGCAATTGCTGGACTGGGTTTTTGGGCTCCAATGCTGCTAGTTCGAGCCCCTCTATTTCTTGGAACGACTTGCCGGCAATAGCCTGCAAGTCACCATACATGCCGACTGTCGCTTGCATGACTCGTTCGATTTGTTCCTCTCGCTTGGCCCATTGCTTGGTAATGGCTTTCTTTTCCCGATCCAAATCCTCTTGCATTGACGAGAACGCCTCGACGATGGCTTCGACTCGATGGCGGAACCGTGGACCGGTGAGATACTGATAGACCATTTCGGTCTTGGTCTGTTGGCCATCAAGTGCCTGCCGGGCTGAGGCGAGTTCGATTAAAGAATGGCGGAGAGCGACTGCCAAGGAGAACACGGACTTTGCGTTTGTGACCCAGATTCCATCGACCAGATCAAAAGACTCGACGTCTTTGGGAAGAGTCTGACTGACGATAATAGCGATGTCTGCTTTCGCTGTTCGCTGATCGTCACGGAGTTTGACCAGCCAGCCGTCGCTCCAATTTTTGGTTCGCTTGGATTCCCATAAGATGGTTCCACAGACCTGACCGAGAGGGCCCATGACTCGCTGGAGTGCATCGCCGCCGAACTCACCTTTGGGGACAGGCTCGATCGTGTCTCTCGGGAACTTTGTTCTGAGCAACGCTTCAAGTTCTAACTCCTGGACTTCACCCTGGAGTTGCTGCGATCCCTGTTCAGCCCTGCGTTTGAGTTCCTCGATCTGGGTTTGCATGGAGGCGATGGTTTGCTCCTTCTCCATCACCTTGAGCTTCAGGCCTTCCTCCGCTTCCTTCTTGGCCTGCTCACGGGTGACAGAGAGTCCATCCTGCACCCGCTTTTCGACCGTGAGTTCTAGCTCACGCTTGGCATCATCCAGTTCGCGCTTTTGTCGGATGAGATCGGCCTGTGCTTTCTGGGCCTCGGCGAGTTTGATGTCGCGTTGAGTGAGGACGTCTTGAAGTTCGGCGAGTTCTCTCGCTTTCTGGTCGATATCCGATTGCAGGGCGAGTTTGGCCTTCTTGGATTCCTCGCTGACAATCTTCGCGCGTTCAACCAGAAGCTTCTCGGCCACCTGATCGTCGATGGCCTGCTTAGCCTTCGTGACGGCTTCCTCCCGCTCGCGCAGAGACTCTTCTTTCCTGGCAATGTCCGTATCTTTTAGCGCCAGCCGCTTCTCGTAGTCGCGACGAGTTGACTCGATCAAGGGAGCGGCGAGGGATTCAGTTAACTTGATTTCAGTCTTGCAGTTTGGACAGGTAATCGTTGGTTCTGACATAGAGAAATCCCGGTCATGCTGGAGTATCTATCGGGGCAATTCCTACGCTCAAGGAGTGAATAAATCAACAGTCCAGAATAGGGTCATGGGGCAGGGGGAGTCTGAGACTGCGTGTTCCGTGAGCAGGAGGACGACCAGAGTGGCCCGCCACCTCCTCTCAACTAAATTGATCCCACGTATCGCATTGCTTGATCGACCAGAAGACGGCTTCTTTGAGCTTCTTGAGGATCACGTTGTCGGGATCACGGATGGCCTGCAGCTTTTTGTCGAGGTCATACAGCGGTTGGATCGATCGCTTATCGGGAATTTTGCCCAGCGCCCACGCCACTTCGGTGAGGACCGTCCAGTCGGTCTTTGAATCTTGAAGTTTTGCCAATAACGGCAGCACGACCGACGCATCTCCTGCAATGCCTCCGATCTGCCCAAGCCCTTTGGCGGCAGCGGCCTGAATTTCTATCTGAGGCGAGGTATTCATCAAGTCGACGAGCAATGGAATGCCGTCTTTGCTGAGATTGCCCATGGAGAGAATGGCCTGTTTAGCCAGGTCCCTATTTTTCAGCGCTTCTTTCAACTTGGGCAGGGCTTCGTCAGCCTGCATCTCACCAAGCAATGACATGATTTTGATCTTCCGGGCCTGACTGGCATCCGGGGAGTCGAGCATGTTGAGGAGCCGATCGGCATGGCCCCATTCCGCCGCGAGGAGGAGTGGGAAATCGTACGTTGCGAGCGCTTCCTGCAACTTGGTCATCGCATACAGGCCGGGATCAGCGCCTTGGGCCGCCTGTGCGGCCGCCACGGCATCCTCGAACTCCGTGCGCACTTCTTTCTGCCATTTGATCTTCATGCCGCCGAGCAGGTAGGTCAGCTGGCAGGCAGGCCCTTTCCAGAGGCGCGATGGGGCGTCGGGCAGGTCGGCATCTCCCCCCGTTGCTGTCGTCCCTTCCCACGTTTTACGTTGCTCACATTTCACCCGAAAGACGACATCATGAGGGGTGGCCGGATCTCGAACGGTTGCATACCCAGCTTCATTCAGACGTTGGGCGACGACCTCGGCTAAGGCGCCAGCACCCACTCCGCCCTTATCCGTGATGGTGAGAACATCGACTAACACGGTCTGAATCTTCTCCAGCCGACCCTTTTGCTCTGGCGTAAAGTATTCACGGTAGGCAGAGGCAGATGAGGGCATCAGGCTCAGAACGAGACAGAGTGCGAGGGTCGATAAGGCTAATTGTTTTTGCATGGCTCACCTCCGCCCACTCGTATCGAATCCAGGTGTGGGTGCGATCGCTTGAGGAACTTGGCGTACGCCGCCGATCGACTTGCAGTATACACCGTCTTCATCGCTCGGCTGTGTTGACGAGTATCTTGCTTGCCCGTGCCTGTATCGTATTGACAGCTCATAGGTCCCAATGCTAATTTTCGCGCTCTGCTTCGTGCCTCGCACGAAATCTTTAGATTTGTCAAAATAACGCATGTGGATGCTAAACGGTGATTAAGACAACAGTTGCGCGACGTTATGCACAAGCCCTCTTCGAGCTCCTCGATCATTCAACCATCGAAGCCACGCGGGGGACACTTACTGACCTCGGTCTGGCCATGAAGGAATCCGCCCATCTTCGCCACGTGGTGGCCTCACCTGCGTTCGGGGTGGAGGAGAAAATTGCCGTCCTGACCGCACTCGGCGAGAAGCTGGGGTGCCCTCCAGCCGGTAAAGCATTCCTGGGCCAATTGGTGAAGAAGAATCGAGTGGGCTTTCTGCCGGAAATCGCCGACGCCTTCGGCAAGTTAGTTGATCAATTAAAGCGGACGCAGCCGGTGACCGTGTCTTCCGCGACGGCTCTTCCGCCGGCGGAACAAGATCGAATCAGGACGCGCCTACGCGACACGTTAAAGCGCGACGTTGATGTCACATTTCAGATCGATGCCAGTCACCTCGCCGGCTTGCAGATTCAGATCGGTAGCAAAGTAGTCGACAGCACCGTCCAAGGTCGCTTGCGCGATTTGCAAGTCCTGTTGACGCGAGAATAAGGAGTAGCCATGCAGATCAGGGCAGAAGAAATCAGTGCGATTATTAAAGAGAAGATCAAAGGCTTCGACAAGCAGGTTGATGTCAAGGAAACAGGGTCCGTCATCCAGGTGGGCGACGGTATTGCCAAGGTCTATGGCCTCGATGGAGCCATGGCCGGTGAGATGCTCGAATTCCCAGGCGGACTGTATGGCATTGCGTTGAACCTGGAAGAAGACAATGTCGGTGCCGTGTTAATGGGCGACTCGGTCGGGGTCAAAGAAGGCGATCCGGTCAAGCGCACCGGCCGCATCGCGGAAATTCCGGTGGGTGAGGCGTTGATCGGCCGTGTGGTGAATGCAATCGGCCAGCCGATCGACGGCAAGGGTGCCATCAAGTCGACGCTCTCGTCACGTATTGAGATGGTGGCTCCTGGCGTGAATACCCGCCAATCGGTGCGGGAACCGTTGCAGACCGGTATTAAGGCTATCGATGCCATGATTCCCATCGGGCGCGGACAGCGCGAGCTGATCATCGGAGACCGCCAGACCGGTAAGACGGCTATCGCGGTCGATACAATCATCAATCAAAAGGGTCTCGGCGTATTTTGTATCTACGTCGCCATCGGCCAAAAGCGATCGACCGTCGCGCGCGTCGTCAAGACCCTCGAAGAGAGTCATGCGATGGAATACAGCATGGTCGTGTCGGCCAGCGCCAGCGATCCTGCTCCTATGCAGTTCTTGGCGCCCTTCGCCGGTGCCGCGATCGGTGAGTATTTCCGCGATAACGGGAAGCATGCGTTGATTGTCTATGACGATTTGTCCAAACATGCCGTCGCCTATCGTGAGCTCTCGCTCTTGCTTCGTCGCCCCCCGGGACGCGAAGCCTATCCGGGAGATGTGTTTTATCTGCACTCACGGTTGCTCGAGCGGGCCGCTAAGCTGAGCGAAAAGCTCGGCGGAGGGAGCCTTACGGCGTTGCCAATCATTGAAACGCAAGCGGGCGACGTGTCGGCCTATATCCCGACGAACGTCATTTCAATTACGGACGGTCAGATCTACCTCGGCAGTGATTTGTTCTATTCCGGTATCCGCCCAGCCATTAACGTTGGACTATCGGTCTCCCGCGTCGGTGGATCGGCGCAGATCAAGACGATGAAGCAAGTGGCCGGTACGCTTCGGCTGGACTTGGCCCAATATCGCGAAATGGCGGCGTTCGCCCAATTTGGCAGCGAACTTGACAAGGCCACACAAATGCAGCTGGCGCGCGGCGCGCGCATGGTCGAGCTGTTGAAGCAGGGGCAGTACAAGCCAATGCCGGTCGCCGATCAAGTGCTCTCGATCTATGCGGGTGTCAACGGATATCTCGACGATGTGCCTGTCGACAAGGTGCTGCAGTTCGAAGCGGACTTCCTGCACTATGTTCAGCAGAACCATGCTGAACTCAAAAAAGAAGTCACGACCATCGGCAAGATCGACGACAAGGTTGGCGCTCGCGTGAAAGAGATCATCACGACCTTCAAGCAGAAGATGGGGTACGGAGCCAAAGCATAAGCACAGACTGAGTATCGAGGACTCAGGGCGGAAACGGACGCCAGGGTGCCGGATCTGCACCCTCAGCACTCAGTCCACAGCCCTGATGGAAGACAATGCCAAGTTTACAAAGTTTGCGCCGCAAGATCGCGGCGTTTAAGAATACCCAGAAAATCACCAAGGCCATGAAGATGGTGGCGGCGGCGAAGCTCAAACGCTCGCAGGACCGTATCCTGGCCGCTCGTCCCTACGCCCACAAGATGCGCGGAGTCCTGAGCAATCTGAGCCGGCGCGTCAACCGCTCCGCCCATCCGCTCCTCCAGAAGCGCGAGGTGAAAAAGATCGAGGTGCTCGTGATCACTAGCGATCGAGGGCTCTGTGGAGGATTCAACGGCAATATCGCGCGGAAGAGCGCTGAGTTTGTGCGGCAGTGCGAGGCCCAAGGGTTGACGGTGGGTCTGAGCATCGTCGGTCGAAAGGGCCGTGACTATTTCCGGCGCCGTTCGTGGCCGATTCGGCAGGAATGGACCGGTGTATTCGACAAGCTCAGCTTTGAACATGCCCTCGATATCGGCGGCGACCTGACCGACAATTTTGTGAAGGGCACATTCGACGAGCTTCATGTCGTATACAACGAATTCAAGTCGGCCATCCAGCAGCGTGTGATCGTGGAGAAGCTGTTTCCTGTGGATGCGGCGACTGAGTTCAGCGCGGCTCCTGCTGAGGGCGTGGCGTCAGGAGCCTACCTCTACGAGCCTGATGAAGCGGCGTTGCTGAGTGCGCTCGTGCCGAAACATTTCCAGGTACAGGCCTATCGAATCCTGTTGGAATCAGCAGCTGCTGAGCACGGCGCCCGGATGGCCGCCATGGATGGGGCGACACGCAACGCTGGCCAGCTCATTAAGAAGGTTACGCTCTATTACAATAAGACCAGACAGACGGCGATCACCAAGGAACTGATGGACATCGTCGGCGGCGCGGAAGCTCTTAAATAGGATAGTTCTGAGCGCGAGACGTGTGTGCTGAGTCCAGGAGAGATGATCAGCTCGCTCAGCACGGAGCACTCAGAATTCAGCACTTGAGCAAAGGGGTGAAACAGTGAGTACAGGAAAAGTCATTCAAGTCATCGGCCCGGTCGTGGACATCGAGTTTCCGCCCGGGAAACTGCCGAATATCTACAACGCACTGAAGGTGACACAAGAAGAGAACAAGGAGGCAGGTACGCCTGCCATTCGGATCACGCTTGAAGTGGCGTCACATCTGGGTGAAAACCGAGTCCGCAGCATCGCGATGTCCACGACCGACGGTCTGACGCGCGGGATGGATGTGACGGATACGGGCGCCGCTATCTCGGTGCCCGTCGGCCGTGAGACGCTCGGCCGTCTCATGAACGTGCTCGGCGAGCCAGTTGACGAAAAAGGACCGATCAAGACGCAGAAAACCTATCCGATCCACCGGCCCGCTCCGAAGCTGGAAGATCAAGAGACCAAGACGGAAGTGCTGGAGACCGGCATCAAGGTCGTCGATTTGCTCGAACCCTATAGCAAGGGCGGCAAGGTCGGACTCTTCGGCGGCGCCGGTGTCGGCAAGACCGTGATCATCATGGAGCTCATCAACAATATTGCGCTCCACCACGGTGGATTTTCAGTATTTGCCGGTGTCGGTGAACGGACCCGCGAAGGGAACGATCTCTGGCACGAAATGATGGAATCGAAAGTCATCGATCCGGACGACTTCACCAAGTCCAAAGCTGCGTTAGTCTACGGCCAGATGAATGAGCCGCCCGGCGCGCGCCTTCGTGTGGGCTTGACCGGCCTTACCGTCGCGGAGTATTTCCGCGATGAAGAGAACCAAGACGTGCTGCTCTTCGTGGACAATATTTTCCGGTTTACACAGGCGGGATCGGAAGTCTCCGCGTTGCTTGGTCGTATGCCGTCAGCCGTCGGGTATCAACCGAACCTCTCGACTGAAATGGGCGCCTTACAAGAACGTATCACCTCGACCAAGCGTGGGTCGATCACATCGGTGCAGGCGATCTATGTGCCGGCCGACGACTTGACCGATCCGGCGCCGGCCACCGCCTTCGCGCACTTGGACGCCACGACCGTGTTGTCTCGGCAATTGGCGGAGTTGGGTATTTATCCAGCGGTCGATCCGTTGGACTCCACGTCACGTATTCTTGACCCACAGGTTATCGGGGAAGAGCATTACAAAATTGCGCGCGGCGTACAATCCGTCCTCCAACGCTACAAGGACCTCCAAGATATTATTGCCATTCTTGGTATGGATGAGTTGTCGGAAGACGATAAGATGGCTGTGGCACGCGCCAGAAAGATTCAGCGCTTCCTCTCGCAGCCGTTCCACGTGGCTGAAGCCTTCACCGGAGCTCCCGGCAAATACGTGAAACTGAAAGATACAGTCCGCAGTTTCAAGGAGATCCTGGAAGGTAAGTATGACCATCTGCCGGAGCAGGCCTTCTACATGGTTGGCCCCATCGAAGAAGCTCTGGCGAAAGCCGAGAAGATGGGAGTGAAAGTTTAGCGGAGGCGGATGAACCGACCATCCTCCTTGCTCGCGCAACGCGCGGTCTCGGAAGACCCTCGTTGCATGCGCGCAGTGGAGGACGCCTCGCTTCCCCGCCTGTAGGGGGAAGGTAAAGGAAAAGAAAGAATGGCTGGAAAGTTTTTATTAGAAGTTGTCACGCCGGAGAAGCAGCTGCTGAGTCAGCAGGTGGATGAAGTCATTGCCCCGGGGTCTGAAGGAGAGTTTGGGGTACTCCCCGGGCACTGTCATTTCCTGTCGACCCTGCGCATCGGCGAACTTCGTTACCGTGTTGATAGTCAGACCCATTCCATGGCCATTCTGTGGGGCTTTGCCGAAGTCACTCCTACCAAAGTCACCATCATGGCTGAAATTGCGGAACAGGCGGAAGACATTGATGTGGAGCGAGCCACGGCCAAAGTTGCTGAAGCGGAGCGACGCCTTCAAGCGGGCGGCTTGCCGTCGGAAGTCAAAGAAGCCCAGATCAGCCTCGAAAAAGCTCGACTTCGCAAGAAGATTGCCGAACGCGCGAAAAAGACCAGCCACGCTTAGTTCTTATTTGATTCCTTCTCTGTATCCTTACCCTGTGTCGAGGACCCTCACCCACGTTTCACCATACCGTGTTTCCACCATCTGCGTGACCTCGGTGTAAGAATAGGTGAGCTCAGTCAGCACAGTGCTGAGCTCGATACGATCAAGCCTGTTCGTGGCAAGCGCGACGCAGGATGTCTCCGCGTCTGGTTCCAATCGTTGGGCTCCGGTGAGGCGCTGTCCGGGTTGGCGTGCGCTGTCACCGCATTACAGAGTTGTGTCGGAGGAGTTTGTGGGTGGTGATCGTGTCTCACGAGGAAGCGATGTCAGCAGGCGATCAATCCACGTCGAGGGTAACTTCTCGACCGACTCGCAAATGCGGGATTGCCACCAGATGGCAATCTCATCAAGGTCTTCCTTCTGGAAACGGTGTTGGATGATATCGAAGGTATCGTGGCGATAGAGGACCACGTCGAGCGGATATTCGACGCTCGTCGAGCTGGTGCGAGTGGCGTCGAAGGCTAGGAAGCCCACCTTCATGGCGAGGTCCATGCTGGAGTTATAGCGTAGCACACGATCAAGGAGTGGTTTCCCATAGCCGGTCTCCCCGATAATGCAATAGGGTGTCCCTTGGCTCACTTCCACCCAGTTTCCCTGGGGGTAGATGAGATAGAGCTTGTGCTCCTTGTCCTTTTCTAGCTGTCCACCCACGAGGGCGTGAAGATTGAAAATCAGGCCTGCTTGATCCAGTGCTGTACGGTCTTCTTCTGCCACGCGGCGAATCTGTGCGGCAAACACGTTGACGGCTTTGAATAATTTATCGAACGTTTTATCCTCTTCGCCAATCGCTTCGTCAAAATATGTGACGGCCTTATCACGGACGGAGCGCAGTCCAGATGTCATGAGAAACATCGAGTGACGCCCATGCTGATGAATCGA from the Nitrospira sp. genome contains:
- a CDS encoding restriction endonuclease — protein: MPSHRCSHVLWLSTSKPLSRRINQSAPSSLIKKGHMPRAKGNDLCEIFGYAPDDRSNPARKQWKSQDCPFVGNTCVKHSHPQDGGTVVVYGTCSVANKTRNGLEEVIVCPQRLYAGKYETLRSCAIDAIGHPLPTLLANDYSKAKRAKRLPEDFVVFLGQNSGSEVQLSNPGIIQLSLDWVLVRVTAGVPTLAVPCEVQSIDTTGNYHSSWRAYAEEKSSVPDSKHGMNWANVWKRLIPQLILKSSIATTSQLCKKGMYFILPDRVYMQFEKLVGKVPASKAAGHGVLTVMTYGLGPDVLPGQIRPVELRRQDRMSSVDFAKAFASGKQMPLGSQLDQKVIEILQGL
- a CDS encoding DNA cytosine methyltransferase, which translates into the protein MNRAPNKKETDLLSGDLFSGAGGLSIGFHTAGFTPVFFNDIDLDSANTFHANFPAATPFVGPIQELSASIIRERTRLGAATLDVMIGGPPCQGFSINAPIRSQEDPRNHLFHHYVRLVLEGLRPNFVVMENVPGLVSLDGGKSLESVLAAFEKAGYSVKFKILNAAHYGVPQERWRLVFLGTCLPGVEPSFPLPTHYSLQRPNFTGGRDYTFEHAIGGAKQISFLYENLMKPATIGEAIGDLPSIPSGGGAGEMPYWKPARNCYQEMLREGASGIFNHECAGVAPINIQRISHVKPGGSWRDIPHKLLPKGLQRARRSDHTKRYGRLDPEGLSGTILTKCDPHWGTFFHYAQDRIISIREAARLQSFPDWFRFTGSKVEQYRQVGNAVPPLLARALAEHIKTLIKENQPKRTVKPYKERAYATSQGK
- a CDS encoding DUF2130 domain-containing protein → MSEPTITCPNCKTEIKLTESLAAPLIESTRRDYEKRLALKDTDIARKEESLREREEAVTKAKQAIDDQVAEKLLVERAKIVSEESKKAKLALQSDIDQKARELAELQDVLTQRDIKLAEAQKAQADLIRQKRELDDAKRELELTVEKRVQDGLSVTREQAKKEAEEGLKLKVMEKEQTIASMQTQIEELKRRAEQGSQQLQGEVQELELEALLRTKFPRDTIEPVPKGEFGGDALQRVMGPLGQVCGTILWESKRTKNWSDGWLVKLRDDQRTAKADIAIIVSQTLPKDVESFDLVDGIWVTNAKSVFSLAVALRHSLIELASARQALDGQQTKTEMVYQYLTGPRFRHRVEAIVEAFSSMQEDLDREKKAITKQWAKREEQIERVMQATVGMYGDLQAIAGKSFQEIEGLELAALEPKNPVQQLLPE
- a CDS encoding HEAT repeat domain-containing protein, which produces MQKQLALSTLALCLVLSLMPSSASAYREYFTPEQKGRLEKIQTVLVDVLTITDKGGVGAGALAEVVAQRLNEAGYATVRDPATPHDVVFRVKCEQRKTWEGTTATGGDADLPDAPSRLWKGPACQLTYLLGGMKIKWQKEVRTEFEDAVAAAQAAQGADPGLYAMTKLQEALATYDFPLLLAAEWGHADRLLNMLDSPDASQARKIKIMSLLGEMQADEALPKLKEALKNRDLAKQAILSMGNLSKDGIPLLVDLMNTSPQIEIQAAAAKGLGQIGGIAGDASVVLPLLAKLQDSKTDWTVLTEVAWALGKIPDKRSIQPLYDLDKKLQAIRDPDNVILKKLKEAVFWSIKQCDTWDQFS
- the atpH gene encoding ATP synthase F1 subunit delta, with the translated sequence MIKTTVARRYAQALFELLDHSTIEATRGTLTDLGLAMKESAHLRHVVASPAFGVEEKIAVLTALGEKLGCPPAGKAFLGQLVKKNRVGFLPEIADAFGKLVDQLKRTQPVTVSSATALPPAEQDRIRTRLRDTLKRDVDVTFQIDASHLAGLQIQIGSKVVDSTVQGRLRDLQVLLTRE
- a CDS encoding F0F1 ATP synthase subunit alpha → MQIRAEEISAIIKEKIKGFDKQVDVKETGSVIQVGDGIAKVYGLDGAMAGEMLEFPGGLYGIALNLEEDNVGAVLMGDSVGVKEGDPVKRTGRIAEIPVGEALIGRVVNAIGQPIDGKGAIKSTLSSRIEMVAPGVNTRQSVREPLQTGIKAIDAMIPIGRGQRELIIGDRQTGKTAIAVDTIINQKGLGVFCIYVAIGQKRSTVARVVKTLEESHAMEYSMVVSASASDPAPMQFLAPFAGAAIGEYFRDNGKHALIVYDDLSKHAVAYRELSLLLRRPPGREAYPGDVFYLHSRLLERAAKLSEKLGGGSLTALPIIETQAGDVSAYIPTNVISITDGQIYLGSDLFYSGIRPAINVGLSVSRVGGSAQIKTMKQVAGTLRLDLAQYREMAAFAQFGSELDKATQMQLARGARMVELLKQGQYKPMPVADQVLSIYAGVNGYLDDVPVDKVLQFEADFLHYVQQNHAELKKEVTTIGKIDDKVGARVKEIITTFKQKMGYGAKA
- the atpG gene encoding ATP synthase F1 subunit gamma, with the translated sequence MPSLQSLRRKIAAFKNTQKITKAMKMVAAAKLKRSQDRILAARPYAHKMRGVLSNLSRRVNRSAHPLLQKREVKKIEVLVITSDRGLCGGFNGNIARKSAEFVRQCEAQGLTVGLSIVGRKGRDYFRRRSWPIRQEWTGVFDKLSFEHALDIGGDLTDNFVKGTFDELHVVYNEFKSAIQQRVIVEKLFPVDAATEFSAAPAEGVASGAYLYEPDEAALLSALVPKHFQVQAYRILLESAAAEHGARMAAMDGATRNAGQLIKKVTLYYNKTRQTAITKELMDIVGGAEALK
- the atpD gene encoding F0F1 ATP synthase subunit beta; the protein is MSTGKVIQVIGPVVDIEFPPGKLPNIYNALKVTQEENKEAGTPAIRITLEVASHLGENRVRSIAMSTTDGLTRGMDVTDTGAAISVPVGRETLGRLMNVLGEPVDEKGPIKTQKTYPIHRPAPKLEDQETKTEVLETGIKVVDLLEPYSKGGKVGLFGGAGVGKTVIIMELINNIALHHGGFSVFAGVGERTREGNDLWHEMMESKVIDPDDFTKSKAALVYGQMNEPPGARLRVGLTGLTVAEYFRDEENQDVLLFVDNIFRFTQAGSEVSALLGRMPSAVGYQPNLSTEMGALQERITSTKRGSITSVQAIYVPADDLTDPAPATAFAHLDATTVLSRQLAELGIYPAVDPLDSTSRILDPQVIGEEHYKIARGVQSVLQRYKDLQDIIAILGMDELSEDDKMAVARARKIQRFLSQPFHVAEAFTGAPGKYVKLKDTVRSFKEILEGKYDHLPEQAFYMVGPIEEALAKAEKMGVKV
- a CDS encoding F0F1 ATP synthase subunit epsilon: MAGKFLLEVVTPEKQLLSQQVDEVIAPGSEGEFGVLPGHCHFLSTLRIGELRYRVDSQTHSMAILWGFAEVTPTKVTIMAEIAEQAEDIDVERATAKVAEAERRLQAGGLPSEVKEAQISLEKARLRKKIAERAKKTSHA
- a CDS encoding peptidase; the encoded protein is MTFCLGMKVEDGLIGIADTRVTTGVEYITTGKVSIHQHGRHSMFLMTSGLRSVRDKAVTYFDEAIGEEDKTFDKLFKAVNVFAAQIRRVAEEDRTALDQAGLIFNLHALVGGQLEKDKEHKLYLIYPQGNWVEVSQGTPYCIIGETGYGKPLLDRVLRYNSSMDLAMKVGFLAFDATRTSSTSVEYPLDVVLYRHDTFDIIQHRFQKEDLDEIAIWWQSRICESVEKLPSTWIDRLLTSLPRETRSPPTNSSDTTL